The genomic segment TGAGTTTTGTGGTATACTTATTATAACCACAATGGTTAAAAAAACGTACTGTGTCAAACGGGTTAAAAAATACCTTTATACAGGCTAAAGAGTAGTATGACCATTTCTATGTCCATTTTTCGGTTCTTGATTTTTCACTTGACTTAAATAGTTTTTATATACTATAATTATCGGAGTGGGCTTTTTGTCCTAAAAAAAAGCTGAGAAGGATATTCCTATGACACTTTTCCCAAATTGCCCAAAAATCAAAATTCCTATCAGCTATCAGCAAATTCCTATCAGCAATCGAAATTTCTATCAGCTTAAGGGAAGTGGATGTATGAGTGAATCTACCATTGCGGTCTAAGAAGGAAATGAAACGAGGTTAAGTACAATATATAACATTCCGAACCCTTTGCTAACAACGACGAATAAATAATCAGTTGAACGATATGGTGAAATACAATGAGTAACGACATATCCAGTAAGGATCTAAAACTTCTATGGTCAAGAAGTGGAAATAGATGTGCATTCCCCGGATGCAATAGTCTCTTGATTAAAGATAGGACAAGAGGGGATAAGGAGGCTATTATTGGAGATATGGCTCATATTGAGGGTGAGAAACCAGGTTCAGCAAGATATAATCCTGATATGACTGAGAGAGAAAGGAGTTCGTATTCCAATCGTATTGTACTTTGTAGAAATCATCATAAAATAGTAGATGATCAACCACAAGAATATTCTGTTCAAAGATTGAAAGAGATGAAAAATAAACATGAAGAATGGATTGAAGATTCTACCGAAAAAGAAATTTTAAATATTACTTTTGCAGAATTGAGTATTGTCACAAAATATCTCATTTCTGATCAATCAGAGCCGC from the bacterium genome contains:
- a CDS encoding ABC-three component system protein produces the protein MSNDISSKDLKLLWSRSGNRCAFPGCNSLLIKDRTRGDKEAIIGDMAHIEGEKPGSARYNPDMTERERSSYSNRIVLCRNHHKIVDDQPQEYSVQRLKEMKNKHEEWIEDSTEKEILNITFAELSIVTKYLISDQSEPPDRYDIIPPKDKIKKNMLSSRIERSIVNGMTQVKQVADFINKVPDIEFSDRLKAGFVNEYNKLKNIDGFMGDDLFDALVGFASGESSDFKQKAAGLAVLVYLFEKCEVFEQ